A stretch of DNA from Kiritimatiellia bacterium:
AGAGGTGTATAAGAGACCGGCCCGGGCCGGCATGCGCTGGCCCTGCACACGCTCTGGAGCCCGTATCCCAGCTGGCTGCAGGCGGCCCTGCGCATGCACCACGGGCTCGTGGTCACGACGCCCGAGTGGAAATACCTCTTCCGGCCGTCGGGGGCCTGGGGCGGGGTGGAATACGAGGACGCGGCCTGGCCGGCCGTGGGCGGGACCGGGTGCAAGGGCCCGCCGGAGGAGCCCTTCATCTGGATGGAGCCGAACGCATTCGTGGACCTTCAATCGCAAGCCGTCGCGGTGCGCGCCAACGACGAGGTGTGGACCGACAAGCGCGGGTTCTTCGTATTCCGCCGGGTCTTCGAGCGGCCGTGAGCGCGCGGCGGAACCCAAATCCGCGCGCAAGGATGGCGGTCGCTCGGGCATGCTCTGCGCACGCCGCTGTCTTTGCGGCTCGCGGGGACGCTCGCCCTTCAGAACGCTTTCTATACGATGCAGATAAATTTCTCGCCTGGAGGGCGAGCGTCCCGCGAGCCGTGACCGCCAAGGAGAACCTGCGCGGCATCGCATAGGGTCGGAGGTTCCTACGCGCGGATTTGGGCGGACGTTCCGCTCTTGACGCCGGGACGGGGGAGATTAAGAATCCTCCAGTCGAAAGGTCGCTGGCGCGGCGGGCCCGGAGGGCGATGATGCGATTTTCAATGAAGCAGTGGAAACGGTGGGGCGGAGGACTGGGCCTCCTGCTCGCACTCGCGGCCGCCGGCTGTTCCCGCAGCGCCGGGACGCTGGACCAGATCGAGGAGCGGGACCCGCTGATCCGCCGCGCGCGGGAGCGAAAGAACCAGCAGGACGTCGACGGCGCCATCGAGCTGTTCAACAAGGCGATCGAACGCAAGCCGACCCTGGCCCGGGCGCATCTCGAGGTGGGCTACCTCTACGATTCCCAGAAGCAGGACTACGTGCGCGCCCTCTACCACTACCAGCGGTACCTTGAGCTGCGCCCGCAGACCGAGAAGCGGCCCGTCGTCGAGGACCTGATCCGGCACGCGCGCGTCCGCTTCGCGACCACGCTCCCGGCGCAGCCGTCCGGCGCGATCGAGGAGATCGCCATGCTCCGCAAGGAGGTCGAAGCCCTGCGCGCCCGCCTCGGGGCCGCGGGCCCGGCCCGGCCCGCCGCGGCCTCGACCCCCGCCCCGGCCGCCGCCTCCGCGCCGAAAGCGCCGGAACCGGCGCCGGCCCAGCCCGCCGTCTCGACCTACGTGGTCCAGCCCGGCGACAACCTCTCGCGCATCGCCGAAAAAATGTACGGCAGTTCGGCCCGCTGGGCGGACATTTACGAGGCCAACCGCAGCGCCCTGAAAAGCCCGGAAAGCGTCCGCGTGGGCCAGACCCTGATCATCCCGAAGTGACATCAAACAACCCCCAATCCGCGAGGACCCCATGGCCGACACCGATTTTTTTGACGACGACCTGATCAAGCAGCGCGACAGCGCCCGGCGCATCAAGCTCGGCCCGGGCGACGAGCCGGCCGCGCCCCTGCCCGAGCAGCCTTCGGACGAGGTGCCCGTGCGCCCGATCGCGGACTTCAACCTGACCCGCATGGCCCGGTTCAAGCAGGACATGAGCGAAAAGAGCGCCCAGGCCACCCAGGATATCGAGCGGCTGCGGCAGCGCCAGGAGGAGATCGAGCGGGAGAAGCGCGACACGGACGACCTGCGCCGCAAGACGGAGGAGTACGAGCGCGGGAAACGCGACATGCTGGAGCGGTTCGGCCAGAGCGTCGTCACGCTGGAAAAGGAGGAGGTGCAGGCGGAGAAGCTGTCCGAACTGCTGGCGTCCATCCGCAAGCGCTTCAAGATGATGATGGCCGAGCTGCAGGACCTCAACGAGGAGTCCTGGCCCGAGGATTCCTACCGCGACGAACTGACGCGCGCCTTGAGCATCCTGGAGAACGCCCGCCAGGAGTACAACAAGTCCATGTCGCGGCTCGACGCCATCCAGGGCGACAAGGCGGCGCCGGCGCAGCACGCGCCGGTGACGTTCGAGGACCGCCACGCCTTCGCGGAGATCGAGCACTCCTTCGGATACTGGATCAAGGTCGGCCTGGCGGTGAGCCTGCCGCTGATCGTTTTCATCCTCATCCTGGCGGCGGTGCTGATCGTCCTGCGTTCGTCCCTGCTGATCTAAGGAGCCGTTTCCATGTTCGCCGCCCGAAAGACGCCGTTCGAGCGCCGCCTGAAGGAACTGGACCGGGAGGCCCGGCAGGTGCGCTCCGACCTCAAGGCCCTCCACCGGGCGCTCGAGAAGCCGGAGCGGCTGGCCTCCGCCCCGCGGCCCCGTTCGCTGCAGAAGCGGCCGGCGGCCGTGACGCCGCCGCAGCGCGAGGACCCGGTGCGGCAGGCCGACAAGGCCGCGGACGAGGCGGCGGAAGCCGCCGCGGCGCCGCCCCCGGGCGAGCTCTTCGCCTGGCGTCCGCCCGTCCCCGTGCGCGAGAAGAAGCGGAAAGCGGAGGAGCCTCCGCCCGCGCCGGCCGCCCCGGCGGACCCTGCGCGCAAGGGCGCGCGCTTTCTGAAGGACGAGCGGTTCACCAACTACTTTGCGAGCGGGAGCTTCGTGGGTTCGCCGCCGGCCAAGGGGGAGGGCCGGGTGCAGCGCAACAAGGCCGTGTTCA
This window harbors:
- a CDS encoding LysM peptidoglycan-binding domain-containing protein; the encoded protein is MKQWKRWGGGLGLLLALAAAGCSRSAGTLDQIEERDPLIRRARERKNQQDVDGAIELFNKAIERKPTLARAHLEVGYLYDSQKQDYVRALYHYQRYLELRPQTEKRPVVEDLIRHARVRFATTLPAQPSGAIEEIAMLRKEVEALRARLGAAGPARPAAASTPAPAAASAPKAPEPAPAQPAVSTYVVQPGDNLSRIAEKMYGSSARWADIYEANRSALKSPESVRVGQTLIIPK